A single window of Leeuwenhoekiella sp. MAR_2009_132 DNA harbors:
- a CDS encoding SusC/RagA family TonB-linked outer membrane protein, which translates to MNKLLPFLVFLLSIVGFAQQQVNGIVKDPNGIPLGGVTVMIPETSRGTVTDFDGNFSIEVAPGEVLQFSYIGFAKQSITITNQTNLMVTLNEDAEALNAVVVTALGIRKEVKALGYAVQEVEGTTLEKAKEPNFINQLSGRVAGLNIKNSTDLFQNPTIQLRGATPLLVIDGIPDRTLDIWKVNSDDIESISVLKGATASALYGSVGRNGAIMITTKRGKEGKLSVSFNNSTLFQTDFIRVPDVQTTYGNGNRGVYAYRNGSGSGTEGGGWIWGPRLDQADPATASGFFETTQYNSPIDPATGELIPIPYISRGKDNIKNFFETGIVQSNNVSVGWGNDKADVRMSLSNNYQKGIVPSTDLKNTSFNVAGTIRPSDRLTINGTLTYNKQFTSNFPEVGYGPTNYLYNLILWTGTDVDVQDLKNYWRPGQEGIQQRHFNISYYNNPYFQAYEYLRGYNKTNVYGNASFNYDITDGLSLKGRTGINEYSLYRDYKEPKSYIGYGAKSRGNFSIAQTEYFDITSDLGLHYEKKLSDNFGLTAEAAYVNYYRNSKNTSQSTDGLNVPGFYNLANNAGATLFGSNREEKETINSFYGFVDLEFYNAFYLSLTGRNDKVSTLPDGNNSFFYPSASASLVFNSLFDLPEWVSFAKLRGSWSRVSEGKIGNDPYNYILAYEKGTTWNGTPSTYFGTNLLAPNLEPETSDTWEIGANFRVLKNRLGLDLAYYEARDYNNLIYSPISDASGYSSILLNGNEFKRKGIEATLDATPVKTENFSWSTQINLSHYRRYQEEIYGDREQTEGYIKVGDRTDKIYYGVYQTNADGQVIFENGLPVSDPYDRFIGYDEPDLTYGISNTLNYKNLSLSLLFDGRLGGLMYSTTNQKMWWGGTSKGTVNQFREDAVNGENTYVGEGVVVTGGAVSYDVNGNITEDTRTYAPNDVPANYISFMQTTSNYQNKNYHFYKETFIKLREVTLTYQFKEAFLERTPFKALDVSLVGRNLWLASKIPNVDPDSGVDNLQAPATRNLGFNINAKF; encoded by the coding sequence ATGAACAAACTCCTACCTTTTTTAGTTTTCCTGCTTTCAATCGTCGGCTTTGCCCAGCAGCAAGTAAACGGAATCGTAAAAGACCCTAACGGAATTCCTCTGGGCGGTGTAACCGTAATGATACCCGAAACATCACGCGGTACTGTAACCGATTTTGATGGGAATTTCTCTATTGAAGTAGCTCCTGGGGAGGTCCTCCAATTCTCCTACATCGGCTTTGCTAAGCAGAGTATTACGATAACCAATCAAACCAATCTGATGGTCACTTTAAATGAAGATGCAGAAGCACTTAATGCTGTGGTTGTGACTGCTTTGGGCATTAGAAAAGAAGTAAAAGCTCTGGGTTACGCTGTTCAGGAAGTTGAAGGCACAACACTGGAAAAAGCAAAAGAACCTAATTTTATCAACCAGCTTTCAGGTCGTGTGGCCGGTTTAAACATTAAAAACTCCACAGACCTTTTTCAAAACCCTACCATTCAATTACGGGGTGCAACGCCACTTTTAGTGATAGATGGTATCCCAGACCGCACACTTGATATCTGGAAGGTAAACTCAGATGATATTGAAAGTATAAGTGTGCTTAAAGGGGCTACGGCCTCTGCTCTTTATGGCTCTGTGGGACGAAATGGTGCGATAATGATAACAACAAAACGCGGTAAAGAAGGAAAACTGAGCGTTAGTTTTAACAATTCGACTTTGTTTCAAACCGATTTTATACGCGTTCCCGATGTACAAACAACCTATGGAAACGGAAACCGCGGTGTTTATGCTTACAGAAACGGTAGCGGCTCAGGTACTGAAGGTGGCGGCTGGATCTGGGGTCCCCGCCTGGACCAGGCAGATCCTGCAACAGCCAGTGGTTTTTTTGAAACAACACAGTACAACAGTCCTATAGATCCCGCAACCGGAGAACTAATCCCAATACCCTATATATCAAGAGGAAAAGACAACATAAAAAACTTTTTTGAGACGGGTATTGTACAATCTAACAATGTGAGTGTAGGTTGGGGAAATGATAAGGCAGACGTACGCATGTCGCTTTCTAATAATTACCAGAAAGGAATTGTACCCAGTACCGATTTGAAAAACACCTCTTTTAACGTAGCCGGTACCATTAGACCTTCAGACCGTTTGACCATTAATGGAACATTAACGTATAACAAACAATTTACCAGCAACTTCCCTGAAGTAGGTTACGGCCCCACCAATTACCTATACAACCTCATTTTATGGACGGGAACCGATGTTGACGTTCAGGATTTAAAAAATTACTGGAGACCCGGTCAGGAAGGGATTCAACAGCGTCACTTCAACATCTCGTATTACAACAACCCGTATTTTCAGGCGTATGAATATTTAAGAGGATACAACAAAACCAATGTTTACGGGAATGCTTCTTTTAACTATGATATTACAGACGGTCTGAGTCTAAAAGGAAGAACAGGAATAAATGAATACAGTTTGTACCGCGATTATAAAGAACCCAAAAGTTACATTGGTTACGGCGCAAAATCACGCGGGAATTTCTCCATCGCACAAACTGAATATTTTGACATCACATCTGATCTCGGTCTGCATTACGAGAAAAAACTTTCAGACAATTTTGGTTTAACTGCAGAAGCTGCTTACGTAAATTATTACCGCAACTCAAAAAACACCTCGCAATCTACAGATGGGCTGAATGTTCCGGGTTTTTACAATCTGGCAAATAACGCAGGGGCTACCCTGTTTGGCTCTAACCGTGAAGAAAAAGAGACCATAAACAGTTTTTACGGCTTTGTAGATCTTGAATTTTACAATGCATTTTACCTGTCGCTAACCGGTCGTAACGATAAAGTCTCTACACTTCCTGATGGCAACAACTCCTTCTTTTACCCCTCAGCATCTGCTTCCTTGGTATTTAATAGCCTTTTTGATTTGCCAGAATGGGTAAGCTTTGCAAAATTGAGAGGTTCCTGGTCGCGTGTTTCTGAAGGAAAAATAGGAAATGATCCCTACAATTATATTTTAGCTTACGAAAAGGGAACCACCTGGAATGGAACGCCATCAACCTACTTTGGTACTAATTTACTAGCTCCCAACTTAGAGCCTGAAACTTCAGATACCTGGGAAATAGGTGCGAATTTTAGAGTTCTTAAGAATCGTTTAGGTCTTGATCTGGCCTATTATGAGGCTCGTGATTACAACAACCTTATCTACAGTCCTATTTCTGATGCTTCGGGATATTCAAGTATTCTTTTAAATGGGAATGAATTTAAACGAAAAGGTATTGAAGCTACGCTTGATGCAACTCCTGTAAAAACAGAAAACTTCAGTTGGTCAACCCAAATAAACCTCAGTCATTACCGCAGGTATCAGGAAGAAATTTACGGAGATCGGGAACAGACTGAAGGCTATATCAAAGTTGGTGACCGTACCGATAAAATCTATTATGGCGTTTACCAAACCAACGCAGACGGTCAGGTTATTTTTGAAAACGGTCTGCCCGTTTCAGATCCTTATGATCGTTTTATTGGTTATGATGAACCCGATTTGACCTATGGTATTTCAAATACGCTGAACTATAAAAACCTATCGCTTTCCTTGCTATTTGACGGTCGTTTGGGTGGATTAATGTACTCAACTACCAATCAAAAAATGTGGTGGGGTGGTACTTCAAAAGGAACGGTAAACCAGTTTAGAGAAGATGCTGTTAATGGTGAAAACACCTATGTAGGCGAGGGCGTGGTAGTAACCGGAGGTGCTGTGAGTTATGATGTAAACGGAAACATCACCGAAGATACCCGCACCTATGCGCCTAATGATGTACCGGCGAACTACATCAGTTTTATGCAGACCACCAGCAATTATCAGAATAAGAACTATCATTTCTACAAAGAGACGTTTATCAAATTGAGAGAGGTAACACTTACGTACCAGTTTAAAGAGGCCTTTCTAGAACGTACGCCTTTCAAAGCGCTTGATGTGTCTCTGGTAGGTCGTAATCTTTGGCTTGCTTCAAAAATACCAAATGTTGACCCCGATTCTGGCGTAGATAATCTT
- a CDS encoding alkaline phosphatase family protein, which translates to MYPFKRLLLSALLVCAFGLNAQQKSLKKKVVFIIVDGIATDMLKNNPSPRIDEIANAGAYSDAYVGGLKDGYSETPTISAVGYNSLLTGVWANKHNVWGNGIKDPNYNYPTIFRLYKDRYPDGKTAVFSTWLDNRTKLIGEDLPQTKNVQVDYAFDGFELDTIRFPHDQKREYIKNIDALVAAEAANYIKTEAPDLSWVYLEFSDDMGHGYGDSPQLTAAIKYEDSLIGKIYDAVKLREKNYEEDWLFLVTTDHGRSAKDGKHHGGQSDRERSTWIVTNTTQTNDYFKNETPAIVDLLPTMADFLELSVPEKISAEWDGVSLISPVAITQPKAVIEDGLLNVSWKNLSEKNSSITILASSTNDFKTGKTDSYTKVVSAKSKQESVQLKLKKGQPAPVKILIQSSKTTLNTWVIQ; encoded by the coding sequence ATGTATCCTTTTAAACGCCTTTTATTGTCAGCACTGCTCGTTTGTGCTTTTGGTCTCAATGCACAGCAAAAATCTCTTAAAAAAAAGGTTGTCTTTATTATAGTAGATGGCATAGCTACCGATATGCTTAAAAACAATCCCTCCCCACGTATTGATGAAATTGCAAATGCCGGTGCGTATAGTGATGCGTATGTAGGTGGTTTAAAAGACGGATATTCTGAAACGCCAACCATTTCTGCTGTAGGATATAATAGCCTCTTAACAGGAGTATGGGCCAATAAACATAACGTTTGGGGTAATGGTATAAAAGATCCCAACTACAACTACCCTACGATTTTTAGACTATATAAAGACCGTTACCCCGACGGCAAAACGGCCGTATTCTCAACCTGGTTAGACAACCGCACTAAGCTTATAGGTGAAGACCTACCACAAACTAAAAACGTTCAGGTAGATTACGCCTTTGATGGTTTTGAGTTGGATACGATTCGTTTTCCGCACGATCAAAAACGCGAATACATTAAAAATATAGACGCACTCGTAGCTGCCGAGGCAGCAAATTACATTAAAACAGAAGCACCTGATCTCTCCTGGGTGTATCTGGAATTTTCAGACGATATGGGCCACGGGTATGGCGATAGTCCGCAGCTTACCGCAGCCATAAAGTACGAAGACAGCTTAATCGGTAAAATTTACGATGCGGTCAAATTGCGCGAAAAAAATTATGAGGAAGATTGGTTATTTTTAGTGACTACAGATCACGGTCGCTCTGCAAAAGACGGTAAACACCACGGAGGTCAATCGGACCGCGAACGCAGTACCTGGATTGTTACAAATACTACGCAAACCAATGACTATTTCAAAAATGAAACTCCGGCGATAGTTGATCTGCTTCCTACTATGGCAGACTTTCTAGAGCTTTCAGTTCCTGAGAAAATTAGTGCCGAATGGGACGGGGTTTCACTTATCAGTCCGGTAGCAATTACGCAACCCAAAGCGGTTATTGAAGATGGATTATTAAACGTAAGTTGGAAAAATTTATCAGAAAAAAATTCTTCCATAACCATTTTGGCAAGCAGCACCAATGACTTTAAAACCGGAAAAACTGATAGCTATACAAAAGTGGTTTCTGCAAAAAGCAAGCAAGAATCCGTTCAGCTTAAGCTCAAAAAAGGACAACCTGCTCCGGTTAAAATTCTCATCCAATCATCTAAAACCACTCTCAACACCTGGGTGATTCAATAA